The Megalobrama amblycephala isolate DHTTF-2021 linkage group LG10, ASM1881202v1, whole genome shotgun sequence DNA segment CGGCCACTAGGTACATTCGCTGTTTGTCACAGGTAATTCTTATTTCTCAACTTTATGTCTAAATGGGGTTTTCAAAATAGACCTGTTACCTATTACAATTAACGCTAGGTAAAGCAATGTTTCATACTTGTAATTTTGAAAGACGGTAACAGCCggtttatgaattaatataatgttaattatgCAGCGCTAGAGAGTATACATTAGTGCCCGCCCACTTTTTCAGAAGTGTTTGTTccgtaagttttttttattattatttataggcCTATTTCCAATAGGGCTTTTAAAAAATTCTCCATTTTAAAACGTTTTGAGTCTTGAACCAAGCCAACCATCTAGGAGGTGAATCACACcattacaaacttttatttggAGCAAAGTATCAGACAAAAGACAAAGGTGCAAGACTGTACTTATGTGTTTTAGTGAGCAAAAGCACACAAATCCTATTaagcattataaatatatattcatactcactggccactttattaggtataCCTTACTAGTACTGGGTTGGACCCACTTTTGCCTTCAAAACTGCCTTAATTCCTCCAACATTTTGGTCTATATTGACATGATAGCCTGATGCTATTAGCATcacacagttgctgcagatttgctGGCTGCACATATAATAATGCAAATCTTCCATTCCACCACATCCTAAAGGTGCTCtgttgagatctggtgactgtggaggccatttgagtataATGAGCTCATTGTCATGCTCAAGAAACCattttgagatgatttgagctttgtgacatgacGTGTTATCCTGTTGGAAGTGACCATCAGATGTACATGATCAGAAACGATACTCAGGTAGTCTGTAGCATTTAAACGACGCTGGTACTaaggggcccaaagtgtgccaagaaagtATCCCTCACACCATTACACCAGCACCAGCAGCCTGAACTGTTGATACAAgacaggatggatccatgctttcatgttgttcatGACAAATTCTGACCATACCATCTGAATGTTGCAccagaaatcgagactcatcaaACCAGGCAACGTTTTTCCAGTCTTATATTGTCAAATTTTGGTgagcctcagtttcctgttcttagctgacaggagttGTCTTCTACCgctgtagcccatctgcttcaaggtttgaCGTGTTTAGCATTCAGATATGTTTTTCTGCATACTTTGGTTATTACGAGTTACTGTTCCCTTTCTATCAGCTCGAACCAGTTTAGCCATTCTCTTCTGACCTCTGGTGTCAACAATTCATTTTCTGACACAGAACTGccgctcactggatattttttctttttcagactATTCTCTTAAACCCTAGAGATTGTTGTGCATGAAAAACCCAGTaaatcagcagtttctgaaaccCTCAGACTAGCCCATCTGGCACCAACACATTCAATGTCACTTAAATCGCTTTTCTTCCCCATTTTGATGCTAGTTTGTACTTCAGAAGATCGCcttgaccatgtctacatgcctaaatgcattgagttgctgccaagtgattggctgattagatatgtGTGTTAACGagcaggtgtacctaataaagtggctagtgtatatataaaaatatgagcAATTTCCTTTTCAGCATCATGTAGTTTTTCATATGAATTCAGCTAATAAacttgattatttaaaaaaattatttgaagtaGTAATGCAAATAGTTGGCTTCAACATAAACATATACCATCAATTAACAACCCTGAAACGCTGTACTTTAAAGGTTTACAAGTTGTCGTTAAAAATCCATTTGcagatggagaaaatgaatggagcaAATGTACTTTATAGCCATGGCCAAAAGTAGTGGCAGTGATATTTTGTTTTGCACAGTTTGCTGCTTCAGTATTTGTAGATTATTTTTTCACATGTAAGCATTTCATAAGTTTTAAAGGGTCTATTGGCAAAAAGAATCATAGAGTGATTTCTTCTGACTTGTACACATTCACACTTTTCCATGTGTTGATGTATAAGTGAAATGATGTTAGCTGGTCATTTTGTGTCAGGGCCAAAAAACTGTGAAGTTTGGGTTTTTGTGATAAAGTTCCTTTTTGGCCAATAAAGCTTTttgcaattatttaaaatgcatctgaTCACTCTGCACAATAATCTAGAATCAATGTGAATTAACACCACAACAACTGATGCAGCAAACTTTGCAAAACACAGAATTTGTCACTGCCAATACTTTTGGCTGGCTGTAGAGTATcttagcaacagacaaccaatcaTAAAATGCCTCACCTCTTACCTCATTAAGTATTCTTGTTGAAAATTTTATACACTAAGCCTATGGTTGATACACAGTTTCATGGCAttcataactattttacattttggtgaATTGGTGGCAAATTTTCGTACAATATCTTCCCCCCACTGACGGTTACGTTTAGGGGTGGGATTAGGGGTGGAGCTTCatgcttatttttaaaaatcatgttttcataCAAATCACAtcatacaaattcatatgaaatcGCCACCTCGTAGGGTATGTTTTAATGTCAAACCAAGAGAAAAGTATTTTGAGTAGAGACTAGAATTCATTTTCACAACataaatcatacatttttacagaTACACAAGAGGTTATTAAAACAGGGCCAGGAATAATTATGACCATGGTAAATTACCCAGGAATTTGAAAGGCACAAATGTGATATAAGAGAAATTATGTATGAAATACAATTTGTTTAAATTGAGGCTATATAATgcattaatgttatttatttattttttttaggccTGTGGATGGACctttttaatgataataactTTAATAGCCTTCTTGATAAGGGCGATAAGACCTTGTTTTACTCAAGCCGCTTTTCTTAAAACCAAATACTGGTCACACTACATTGATACAGAGCGCAAACTATTTGACGAAACGTGCAAAGAGCATGCCAAGAGCTTCGCTAAGGTCTGCATACAGCAATACTTCGAGAGCATCAGTGGTGAAATTGTTCCACAGCTCCACCTACCCATAAAGAAAGGAAAAGGTAaaaaagatgatgatgatggagaaaAACAGAAGAGTGACGAGGAGAAGCTTCTTGGGGTCCGTAAAGAAGAAGACATGAATAAAGTCCTGTGGAACTGGCACACATGTAAACCTGCACTAATGCTGAATAAACGTGCTGAAGATATGAACGGACATGCTCACTTGGATACTCACAGCATCTCTGATGAGCGGCACACTCGGACACCTAAGAAAAACACAGCTGTGGCATACTACTCCAAAGTCTGACTTCATGTTTTAATCTTATGAAGAACTGAATGAAGTGCTTTAGCAATACTCAATGTCAAGATAGTCCTGTTTTGCTATCTCATTGTatgtaacttttattttattattttatatccTCCTTTTGTAAACATATTGTTTTGTTATCATAAGTAAATGAGAACATAAATAGGATATCATGGGATTGTCTGTGATAATGTAAAGTAACGTGTTAAAGCTGTGACcaatatgataataataatagaacgATGATGACAATGTTAATGATATGGCACCTTTTCATCTCCTTTTAGTTTCTTATATAACAAATTATCTCTTATTAAAATTAAGTTATAATTCGGCTAGAGTTTGTCTATATAATCCGTCAGTTCCTCAAGGATTTATCAACAACTGGTTATTTTTTCTGGTATTTATCCTCACCCACTAATGGCAAGTTTCTATGGCAACTAAGTGATCAGATTAGTTTACCACATCCTAAATTATGTTCCTCACAGGAAATGTTATTAGATATTGCATCTCTaccaattaaatataaaatcctCTCAGAGATTGCATCTTTGGAGGCTTCACTATAGAAATTCATTGCTGTTTGATTGCAGTTGTCTAAATGGTTTCGTAACTCTTAGTTACACCACCTGGGGCCCGTACCATGATGGTATAGTTAAACAAACTCAGGATTACAGGATTATTTTAAAGTTGACAAAACCAAGTCAATCAGTCTTTGCTGGTACCATGATATCATtttctgtcaactcaggctttgatcctgagtttagGTGTGACATCTGTAGCGAATAGCCAGCCAATCACATGCTGCGAATCATTGAAACTGATTCACTTCTCAAAAGAAGCAACACGATTCACTTCTCTTTTCTGCAGAATATTACAagattgaaaaataaaaaataataatttaatggaTTTACAGAGCAAGAAGAAAATGAATTGTCTATGAAAGAggacaactgaaaaaaaaaaacatcttgctaTATCAGTGCAAGTAAAAGTTGTGAAGTTGGCTTATTagtaaatttaataattgataaaCTAAAATTGTACATGTGTAATGGATTAAgggtataataattatataaatattatctaAATGATACaacattgttattattattataaataatcataattaaAAGCTAGacaattttctatttaaaaatctgttactatatagtgacctttaatttggagcaAGAAAATCTTGGGAAGTGACGTCAGAAGTGTCACTTTGCTCACAGCTAATTGGTCCAGTTTCGGTTGAGATCTCTTacccagaacataacctgccccaGAGCAGGTTAGCAATGCAGCGTAAGTTACTATGGCGATGAACACAGCTAAAAGCCAAGCCACTTTCATGGTGGGCAGGCGAATTTGTGAAACCCGCTAAAAACCAATCCACCTTCATGAGCCCAAAAAAACAGAGTTTGCTCAAACTAATCTTGAACTTACCTGGGTAGAAACTGAAACCGACTTGTGCAACAGGTGGTCTTAAGCTTGCATTACTCTctcaaaaatatttagttatgTTCTTTAGTTTAAAGAAGCAGTATTTCTTACTAACTCGGTTATGTTTTCTACTGTCAAAATTACTAACAAGGATacccgctagaaattttacgtccccactggtgttaaggacgttgCCTAGTAACGTTTCCAGTatgttcagagacggtcacgatgtggagttcttttaaggtttgggggacgttatttggcggaccttcacaaaacattcaggacgttctctGAATGTTAccatcatcactgactgaagcacaggctctactctccagcacaatggtgacctcACAAATCTCAGAcaacagaaacaacattaaacactaacagatctctcgagatctcagcatcttcactacaaaccactctgactttatttctttcatacaaatcttcttaatgaggttttgatgttttatcaaaatttataaatgtcaccGTTACGGAGGTAAGCACTTGCTTTAGTTGGGTTC contains these protein-coding regions:
- the calhm1 gene encoding calcium homeostasis modulator protein 1, whose amino-acid sequence is MDKFRIMLQFLQANQESFMNGICGIMALASAQMYSSFEFTCPCLPDYNYAYGIGILIVPPIWFFLLGYVLNNNISVLTEEWKRPMGKRRKDPAVLRYMFSSMTQRALIAPAVWIAVTLMDGKSFLCAFTPTADLSEFVNVSYQSFPKNELMKLQARIPCNDVFDGHEIISREAATRYIRCLSQACGWTFLMIITLIAFLIRAIRPCFTQAAFLKTKYWSHYIDTERKLFDETCKEHAKSFAKVCIQQYFESISGEIVPQLHLPIKKGKGKKDDDDGEKQKSDEEKLLGVRKEEDMNKVLWNWHTCKPALMLNKRAEDMNGHAHLDTHSISDERHTRTPKKNTAVAYYSKV